The DNA window CTTCACCTCGAGGGTCGCCGAGCGGGTCCTGGAGCGCGGCTCCGGCGGCGGTGCGGAAGGGGAGCGCTGGGAAGCGGTGACCCTCACTTCGCGCGAGCGCGAGGTGATCCAGCTGCTCGCCGAAGGCAAGAGCAACAAGGAAGTGGGGGACATCCTGGGAATCAGCGTGCGCACCGCGGAGACGCATCGCACCAACATCATGCGCAAGCTCGGCTCTCATTCCCTCAGCGATCTGGTCCGTTACGCCATCCGCAACCGGATCGCGACTCCCTGACCTTCGCCACGCCCCAAGAACAGACCACCGAGGGAATGGCGCCGAGGTGCACCCAATGCGCCGTACGGCACGGCGTCCGCACCCCTGGCTTCTCCCGCCCAAAAAGAATAAGCCCCGATCGCGCGAGGCGATCGGGGCTTGAAGGAGCCGGCGGTGAGGCTTACCGGTTCCCGAGCTTCCAGGTGAATCCGGCGGTCAGGGTCTTCACGGTGGTGCTGTCGTCGAAGTTGTCGTGCTTCAGGATCGACAGGTCCGCACGGAAGCCGGTCCGCTTGCTCTTGCCGAAGTAATAACGCGTGCCGCCGCCGATCTGGAACGCCATCGTGCTGTCGTCCACGCTCACGCCGCCCGCCTCGACCTCGGTCGTGGCCTGGCCGATTCCCGCCATCACGTAGGGAACCAGCTCCTTCTTCGCGGGGCGGAAGTTGTAGACGCCGTTCGCCATCAGGTAGCGCATCGTGGTGTCGACGTCGATGCCGGCAACATCGCCGTTCTCGGAAGCGGAGGCGAACTGTCCCTCGAGCTCGAACGCGGGGTTGAAGTTGTAGCCGCCGCGCAGGCCGAGGAACATGGCGGAGTCGACGCCGGTCGTCTCATCGGCGCCCACGTTGCCCTGGCCGAAGCCGAAGCCGATCTCGCCCTTCTCGGTGCCCGTCGTGCTGCTCGACGTCGTGTTGCTGGCCGCAAAAGCGGGGACGCCGATCAGCGCCACGAGTGCTGCACAACACAGGAAACGCTTCATTACCGACCCTCCTTAGCGATCCGTTTCGACCCTCGAATACGGCCATCCCTGCCGCGCCGGTTCACGGGGCGGCTTCGGGTGCCGGGTCCAAAGGTAGGCACCGGTCCGGGGGGGTGCAAGGAGATCGCGAAAATGTGCCGCCCGGGCTCTTTCGCGCCCTTCAATAGCGGGCTGCGGGGCGCGTCCGGGCCCGGATAGGAGCCGAGACGTCAAAGGAACGGTGGGAGGGTGAAGCCGCGTGGGCGGATCCCGCACAGCCTGCACGGCGGTCCGTCGTCGTGCCGACGGTATCTTTGTCCCGCGGGGGCTAGAGAAGCGGGAGCTGGGAGGAGGGAAGTTCGAGGCGCCAGGCCCCCGAGGCCAGGGCCTTCTCGTGCACGAGGAGCCATTGTTTCGCTTCGAGCCCGCCCCCGTAGCCGCACAAGGTGCCGTCGGCGGCCACGACGCGATGGCAGGGCAGGACGAGAGGGATCGGATTACTGCCGTTGGCGGCGCCCACCGCGCGCATTGCCTTTGGCCGGCGGACCCTGGATGCAAGGCAGGCGTAGGAAATTGCGGTGCCCGGCGGGATTCGGCGCAGCTCCATCCAGACGGAGCGCTGGAAAGAGGTGCCACCCGGATCGACCTCGATCCGATCGAGCGCCGCGAGCTCGCCGGCAAAGTAAGCCCGCAAGGCGGAAGCCGCTCCCGCCGGATCGCTTTCGGAACGGGTCCGGAAATCTCCGAAGCGACGTGCGAGCCAGGCCCGCAGCTCCTCGTCCCCTCCCGGAAGCGCCAGCGCCACGAGCGCCGGCCCGCTCGCATAGAGACACAGGGTTCCGATGGGACTTATCACGCTTCGTGTCTGCAGCTCCATCACGCGCGGCCTCCTTTCTTGCGAGGATTCTCCTCCCGCAGGTCTCGGATCCTCCCCGACCAGGGCATCGACCGTCAAATCGGGTGCTCAAAGACCCCCACGGTCAGGTCTAAAGTCCCTGATGGATCGGGTTTTTACCGTATAGCCCACCCCCTGGCCTGCGGGTATTGTCCCGTCGATGCCCTACTCGGAGGATTCCCATGAAAACCTTGGAGCGCTCAGGGTCGATCGGTAGAAATCCAGGAGCGGCGGCGACGGGTTCCGGCGATTCGCGCGCGCTTTCGGCCGAGAAGGCAGGTTTCGCCAACCTACCACGACTCCGTGACACCGCAACAAACCGGGGGCCCACCACGATGAACGAATCGGGAGCTCAGTTGCAAGGCGCTGCGCCGGCGGGGGAAACCGAGACGGTGCTGCTGCGCGAGCTGGTCTCGCTGCTGCGGCGCAACCGCACGCAGAACCGCGAGGAATGGGCACGGCGCATCACGCAGGCCCAGCTGCTGACCGCCATGTCGCAGGAAGAGGTGTTCGCCGAGGCGACGACCGTCTATGACAACTACGTGGAAGCCCTGGAGACCGGGACCCTGGAGGCACTGGATGCCTACGCCCGGGACCTCTCCGAGCGCATCATTCCGCGCGGCGTCGAGACGCACGAGGTCATCGGCATCGTCCTCCTGCTGCGCGACGTGCTGGCCCGCTCGCTGTTCGCCAAGTACCAGACCGACTTCGCGCTGCTGAACCGCATCCTGGACGCCTACGAGCCGGCGGCCAACCGCATCGCCAACACGGTGGCGGTGGGCTTCGTGCAGGAGCGCGAGCGCATCATCCGCGAGCAGCAGGAGGCAATCCGGGAGCTGTCGACTCCCGTCCTGCAGGTCCGCGAGCGCCTGCTGATCCTGCCGATCATCGGCGCCATCGACCCGCAGCGCGCCCGGCAGCTCACCGAGCAGCTTCTCAGCGCCATACGCACCAACCGCGCCAAGGTGGTGGTCATCGGCATCACCGGCGTGGCAGCCATCGACAACAACGTCGCAAACCATCTCGTGCAGACGGTCGAAGCTTCTCGACTCCTGGGAGCCACGGTCATCGTCACGGGACTCTCGCCCCGCATCGCCCAGATCCTGGTGACCATCGGCGTCGATCTGACCAAGATGAACACCGTGGGCGATCTGCAGGGCGGCATCGAAGAGGCGGAAAGGCTGCTGGCGTACAAGGTCGTTCCCGGAGGCACTGCGTCGGCGCCCGCCTAGAAGGAAGCCGAGAGTGGAAGTCCCCGTTCTCAAGCAGGGCCCTTACCTGATCGCCTCGATCCAGTCGGCGCTCAACGACGCCGATCTGGTGCATTTCCGGGACGCTCTGGTGGAGAAAGTGGGGCGGCTGCGCTCGCGCGGAGTGATCGTGGACGTCACGGTGCTCGATGTGATGGACTCGTTCGCAACCCGCACGCTGCGCGACCTCGCACACATGATCCGGCTGCGCGGGGCCGAAACCGTGATCGTCGGAATCCAGCCCGAGGTGGCATTCGCGATGGTGCAGCTCGGGCTGAGCCTGGCGGGGGTGGGCACCGCACTGGACCTCGAGGAAGGGCTTTCCTTTCTGGATCAGACGACGGCGTGAGGCGATCAGAGAACCGTTATCGTGGCTCATCGGATAGAAGCGAAGCTTTCGCCGCGCCAGATAGGCCGCCCGGGCCTCGACGGGTCCGCCGTGAAGGGACAGGAATGCGTCGTCCCGATCGAGTCCGACACCGACATCGTGGTGGCCCGGCAGCAGGGCCGCGCCATCGGCCACGAGGTCGGATTCTCCCCGGGAGATCTGGCCATGATCGCCACCGCGATTTCGGAGCTGGCCCGCAACATCGTGACCTACGCCGAGCGCGGCGAG is part of the Candidatus Polarisedimenticolia bacterium genome and encodes:
- a CDS encoding methylated-DNA--[protein]-cysteine S-methyltransferase, with amino-acid sequence MELQTRSVISPIGTLCLYASGPALVALALPGGDEELRAWLARRFGDFRTRSESDPAGAASALRAYFAGELAALDRIEVDPGGTSFQRSVWMELRRIPPGTAISYACLASRVRRPKAMRAVGAANGSNPIPLVLPCHRVVAADGTLCGYGGGLEAKQWLLVHEKALASGAWRLELPSSQLPLL
- a CDS encoding STAS domain-containing protein, coding for MNESGAQLQGAAPAGETETVLLRELVSLLRRNRTQNREEWARRITQAQLLTAMSQEEVFAEATTVYDNYVEALETGTLEALDAYARDLSERIIPRGVETHEVIGIVLLLRDVLARSLFAKYQTDFALLNRILDAYEPAANRIANTVAVGFVQERERIIREQQEAIRELSTPVLQVRERLLILPIIGAIDPQRARQLTEQLLSAIRTNRAKVVVIGITGVAAIDNNVANHLVQTVEASRLLGATVIVTGLSPRIAQILVTIGVDLTKMNTVGDLQGGIEEAERLLAYKVVPGGTASAPA
- a CDS encoding porin family protein, with the translated sequence MKRFLCCAALVALIGVPAFAASNTTSSSTTGTEKGEIGFGFGQGNVGADETTGVDSAMFLGLRGGYNFNPAFELEGQFASASENGDVAGIDVDTTMRYLMANGVYNFRPAKKELVPYVMAGIGQATTEVEAGGVSVDDSTMAFQIGGGTRYYFGKSKRTGFRADLSILKHDNFDDSTTVKTLTAGFTWKLGNR
- a CDS encoding STAS domain-containing protein — protein: MEVPVLKQGPYLIASIQSALNDADLVHFRDALVEKVGRLRSRGVIVDVTVLDVMDSFATRTLRDLAHMIRLRGAETVIVGIQPEVAFAMVQLGLSLAGVGTALDLEEGLSFLDQTTA
- a CDS encoding response regulator transcription factor; translated protein: FTSRVAERVLERGSGGGAEGERWEAVTLTSREREVIQLLAEGKSNKEVGDILGISVRTAETHRTNIMRKLGSHSLSDLVRYAIRNRIATP